One genomic segment of Amycolatopsis sp. WQ 127309 includes these proteins:
- a CDS encoding XdhC/CoxI family protein, whose product MRDVLDDVFRRWSAGETVGLGTVVATFSSAPRAPGAAMVVAPDGTVAGSVSGGCVEGAVYELAQEVVTERKPVLQRYGVTDDDAFAVGLTCGGIIDIYVEHVDRESMPELGDVVASVRGGEPVAVVTVIEHEREGLVGEHMIVWPDRTEGSLGSSRMDDAVADDARGLLASGRTGTLHYGPDGQRRGEGMAVFVNSFEPPPRLLVFGAIDFAAAMARMGAYLGYQVTVCDARPVFATSSRFPDAHEVVVDWPHRYLTAEADAGRIDRRTAIAVLTHDPKFDVPLLEVALRLDVGYVGAMGSRKTHDDRFSRLREAGITEPELERLSSPIGLDLGARTPEETAVSIAAEIIALRWGGGGRRLAELSGRIHG is encoded by the coding sequence ATGCGTGACGTACTGGATGACGTGTTCCGCCGCTGGTCGGCGGGGGAGACGGTCGGGCTGGGCACCGTCGTCGCCACCTTCTCGTCGGCCCCCCGCGCCCCCGGCGCGGCGATGGTCGTGGCCCCGGACGGCACCGTCGCCGGCAGCGTGTCCGGCGGCTGCGTCGAAGGCGCCGTCTACGAGCTGGCGCAGGAGGTCGTCACCGAGCGCAAGCCGGTGCTGCAGCGCTACGGCGTCACCGACGACGACGCCTTCGCGGTGGGCCTGACCTGCGGCGGGATCATCGACATCTACGTCGAGCACGTCGACCGCGAGTCGATGCCCGAGCTGGGCGACGTCGTCGCGTCGGTCCGCGGCGGCGAGCCGGTCGCGGTGGTGACGGTCATCGAGCACGAGCGCGAAGGCCTGGTCGGCGAGCACATGATCGTCTGGCCGGATCGCACCGAAGGCTCGCTGGGCTCGTCGCGGATGGACGACGCGGTCGCCGACGACGCCCGCGGCCTGCTGGCCAGCGGCCGCACCGGCACCCTGCACTACGGCCCGGACGGGCAGCGCCGCGGCGAGGGGATGGCGGTGTTCGTCAACTCCTTCGAGCCGCCGCCCCGGCTCCTGGTCTTCGGCGCGATCGACTTCGCCGCCGCGATGGCGCGCATGGGCGCCTACCTCGGTTACCAGGTCACGGTGTGCGACGCGCGGCCGGTGTTCGCCACCAGCAGCCGGTTCCCGGACGCGCACGAGGTCGTCGTCGACTGGCCGCACCGGTACCTCACGGCGGAGGCGGACGCGGGCCGCATCGACCGGCGCACCGCGATCGCGGTGCTGACCCACGACCCGAAGTTCGACGTCCCGCTGCTGGAGGTCGCGCTGCGCCTCGACGTCGGGTACGTCGGCGCGATGGGGTCCCGCAAGACCCACGACGACCGGTTCTCGCGGCTGCGCGAGGCCGGCATCACCGAGCCCGAGCTGGAACGGCTGTCCTCGCCGATCGGTCTCGACCTCGGCGCCCGCACCCCGGAGGAGACGGCGGTGTCGATCGCCGCGGAGATCATCGCGTTGCGCTGGGGTGGCGGCGGGCGGCGGCTCGCCGAACTGTCCGGCCGCATCCACGGCTGA
- a CDS encoding (2Fe-2S)-binding protein: MRITVTVDGTKYTDEVEPRTLLVHYLRERIGKVGTVVGCDTSNCGACTVHLDGHSVKSCSVLAVQADGSEVTTVEGLSRDGQLHPVQKAFHENHALQCGFCTPGMIMQSIDLLADNPDPDEQAVREGLEGNLCRCTGYQNIVRAVRDAAQHMSPGAGPDAERITETKHVGVGGD, from the coding sequence ATGCGCATTACCGTCACTGTCGACGGGACGAAGTACACCGACGAGGTCGAACCGCGCACCCTGCTCGTGCACTACCTGCGAGAGCGGATCGGCAAGGTCGGCACGGTCGTCGGCTGCGACACCAGCAACTGCGGTGCGTGCACCGTCCACCTGGACGGGCACAGCGTGAAGTCCTGTTCCGTGCTGGCCGTGCAGGCCGACGGCAGCGAGGTCACCACCGTCGAGGGCCTCAGCCGCGACGGGCAGCTGCACCCGGTGCAGAAAGCCTTCCACGAGAACCACGCGCTGCAGTGCGGGTTCTGCACCCCCGGCATGATCATGCAGTCGATCGACCTGCTGGCCGACAACCCGGACCCGGACGAACAAGCCGTCCGCGAAGGCCTCGAAGGCAACCTCTGCCGCTGCACCGGCTACCAGAACATCGTCCGCGCGGTCCGCGACGCCGCTCAGCACATGAGCCCCGGCGCCGGACCCGACGCCGAGCGGATCACCGAGACCAAGCACGTCGGCGTGGGTGGTGACTGA
- a CDS encoding xanthine dehydrogenase family protein molybdopterin-binding subunit: MTATIEPEVGKSRRRKEDERLITGRTRWTDNITLPGMLHMAILRSPFAHAKIVSIDTSAAQSASGVVAVYTATDLDPDSSIGMPCAWPITPDMKTPRRPVLAADQVNFAGEGVAVVVARSSAEAHDALEEIDVEYDELPVILDMEAAIADGAPLVHEDQGSNTSAVWKFDSAEAGTGSDVEDALKSSEIVVKRRFRQQRLIPAFMEPRACVVDPTGTQLTMWSATQVPHILRVMSALTLGIPEHKLRVIAPDVGGGFGGKIGVLPEEMMSLLVARKLGKPVKWNESRSETMLAAHHGRDQIQDITISANADGTVTGLKVELLANLGAYNGLVGTGVPILGAFMFNAIYKFPAYHFACTNVYTTTTLTDAYRGAGRPEATFAIERIMDELADELGMDPLELREKNWIKHEEFPFTTVCGLTYDSGNYEAATEKAKQLFDYDGLRAEQEKRRASKDKVQLGIGISTFTEMCGLAPSRVLGSLDYGAGGWEHAAIRMLPTGKVEVITGASAHGQGHETAWSQIVADQLGVAFEDIEIIHGDTQSSHKGMDTYGSRSLVVGGIAVVKAAEKVVAKAKPIAAHLLECAEDDLEFAGGKFTVKGTDTSTSIGDIALAVFAAHNLPDGVEPSLDSDATFDPENFSYPHGTHLCAAEVDTETGRVTLRSYVCVDDVGVAVNPLIVEGQVHGGLAQGIAQALFEGTVHDESGTLTTGTFADYLLPSAADLPSFTTDRTETPSTTNPLGAKGVGEAGTIASTPAVVNAVIDAVRHFGVNDIEMPLTPMRVWHAIRYGTTDAGGPGNEAGGGLGSIDATGGAL, translated from the coding sequence ATGACCGCGACGATCGAACCGGAAGTCGGAAAGTCACGGCGCCGCAAGGAAGACGAGCGGCTGATCACCGGCCGCACCCGCTGGACCGACAACATCACGCTGCCCGGGATGCTGCACATGGCGATCCTGCGCAGCCCGTTCGCGCACGCCAAGATCGTCTCGATCGACACGTCGGCGGCCCAGAGCGCGTCCGGCGTCGTCGCCGTCTACACCGCGACGGACCTCGACCCGGACAGCTCCATCGGCATGCCCTGCGCGTGGCCGATCACCCCGGACATGAAGACGCCGCGCCGGCCGGTGCTCGCCGCCGACCAGGTCAACTTCGCCGGTGAAGGCGTGGCGGTCGTCGTCGCGCGGTCCTCGGCCGAAGCGCACGACGCGCTCGAGGAGATCGACGTCGAGTACGACGAGCTCCCGGTCATCCTCGACATGGAAGCCGCCATCGCCGACGGCGCGCCGCTGGTCCACGAGGACCAGGGCAGCAACACGAGCGCGGTCTGGAAGTTCGACTCCGCCGAGGCCGGCACCGGCAGCGACGTCGAAGACGCGCTCAAGTCGTCGGAGATCGTCGTCAAGCGGCGCTTCCGCCAGCAACGCCTGATCCCGGCGTTCATGGAGCCGCGCGCCTGCGTCGTCGACCCGACCGGCACCCAGCTCACCATGTGGTCGGCCACCCAGGTCCCGCACATCCTGCGGGTGATGTCGGCGCTGACGCTCGGCATCCCGGAGCACAAGCTGCGCGTGATCGCCCCGGACGTCGGCGGCGGCTTCGGCGGCAAGATCGGCGTGCTGCCGGAAGAGATGATGTCGCTACTGGTGGCGCGGAAACTCGGCAAACCGGTGAAGTGGAACGAATCCCGGTCCGAGACCATGCTCGCCGCCCACCACGGCCGTGACCAGATCCAGGACATCACCATCTCGGCGAACGCCGACGGCACGGTCACCGGGCTCAAGGTCGAGCTGCTCGCCAACCTCGGCGCGTACAACGGCCTGGTCGGCACCGGCGTGCCGATCCTCGGCGCGTTCATGTTCAACGCGATCTACAAGTTCCCGGCGTACCACTTCGCGTGCACCAACGTGTACACCACGACGACGCTGACCGACGCCTACCGCGGCGCCGGGCGGCCGGAGGCGACGTTCGCGATCGAGCGGATCATGGACGAGCTCGCCGACGAGCTCGGCATGGATCCGCTGGAGCTGCGTGAGAAGAACTGGATCAAGCACGAGGAGTTCCCGTTCACCACGGTGTGCGGGCTGACGTACGACTCCGGCAACTACGAGGCCGCGACGGAGAAGGCCAAGCAGCTCTTCGACTACGACGGCCTGCGCGCCGAGCAGGAGAAGCGCCGGGCGTCGAAGGACAAGGTGCAGCTCGGCATCGGCATCTCGACGTTCACCGAGATGTGCGGGCTCGCGCCGTCGCGGGTGCTCGGTTCGCTGGACTACGGCGCCGGCGGCTGGGAGCACGCGGCGATCCGGATGCTGCCCACCGGCAAGGTCGAGGTCATCACCGGCGCGTCCGCGCACGGTCAGGGCCACGAGACGGCGTGGAGCCAGATCGTCGCGGACCAGCTCGGCGTCGCGTTCGAGGACATCGAGATCATCCACGGCGACACCCAGTCGTCGCACAAGGGCATGGACACCTACGGCTCGCGGTCGCTGGTGGTCGGCGGGATCGCCGTCGTCAAGGCCGCGGAGAAGGTCGTCGCGAAGGCCAAGCCGATCGCGGCGCACCTGCTCGAATGCGCCGAGGACGACCTGGAGTTCGCGGGCGGCAAGTTCACCGTGAAGGGCACCGACACGTCGACGTCGATCGGCGACATCGCGCTCGCGGTGTTCGCGGCGCACAACCTGCCCGACGGCGTCGAGCCTTCGCTCGACTCGGACGCGACGTTCGACCCGGAGAACTTCTCGTACCCGCACGGCACGCACCTCTGCGCGGCCGAAGTGGACACCGAGACGGGCCGGGTCACGCTGCGCTCCTACGTCTGCGTCGACGACGTCGGCGTCGCGGTGAACCCGCTGATCGTCGAGGGCCAGGTGCATGGAGGACTCGCGCAGGGCATCGCGCAGGCGCTGTTCGAGGGCACCGTGCACGACGAGAGCGGCACGCTGACCACGGGCACGTTCGCCGATTATCTGCTGCCGTCGGCGGCCGACCTGCCGTCGTTCACCACGGACCGCACGGAGACGCCGTCGACGACCAACCCGCTGGGCGCCAAGGGCGTCGGCGAAGCGGGCACGATCGCGTCCACCCCGGCCGTGGTCAACGCGGTGATCGACGCCGTGCGCCACTTCGGGGTGAACGACATCGAGATGCCGTTGACGCCGATGCGGGTGTGGCACGCCATCCGGTACGGCACCACCGACGCCGGCGGGCCCGGCAACGAAGCCGGCGGCGGCCTCGGCTCGATCGACGCCACCGGAGGTGCCCTGTGA
- a CDS encoding xanthine dehydrogenase family protein subunit M: MIPSSFDYVRPSTVDEAVQALASAGEDAKVLAGGQSLLPVLRMRLATPTTLIDLGRVPELRGVREDGDVLAIGAMTTHYDVQRDSLVAEHAALLKAATDTVADPQIRHRGTLGGAIAHADPAGDLLAPVVALEAELVLAGPSGRRTVPAADFFRDLFTTALAPDELLVEVRVPKHTGWRGHYEKFNRVAQAWSMVAVAVTVRTEAGVIEEARVALTNMGSTPVRATGVEAALVGARASADAIREAASHAAEGTNPPVDGNADVEYRRHLATVLTGRAITAAAGA, translated from the coding sequence GTGATCCCGTCCTCGTTCGACTACGTCCGCCCGTCCACAGTGGACGAAGCGGTGCAGGCACTGGCGTCGGCCGGTGAGGACGCCAAGGTCCTGGCCGGCGGGCAGAGCCTGCTGCCGGTGCTGCGGATGCGCCTGGCCACCCCGACCACGCTGATCGACCTCGGGCGCGTCCCGGAGCTGCGCGGCGTGCGTGAAGACGGCGACGTCCTGGCGATCGGCGCGATGACCACGCACTACGACGTCCAGCGCGATTCGCTGGTCGCCGAGCACGCGGCGTTGCTGAAAGCGGCGACGGACACGGTCGCCGACCCGCAGATCCGCCACCGCGGCACGCTGGGCGGCGCGATCGCGCACGCCGACCCGGCGGGTGACCTGCTCGCGCCGGTGGTGGCATTGGAGGCCGAGCTGGTGCTGGCCGGGCCGTCCGGGCGCCGGACGGTGCCGGCCGCGGACTTCTTCCGGGACCTGTTCACCACCGCGCTGGCCCCGGACGAGCTGCTGGTCGAGGTCCGCGTGCCCAAGCACACGGGCTGGCGAGGGCACTACGAGAAGTTCAACCGGGTCGCCCAGGCGTGGTCGATGGTCGCCGTCGCGGTCACCGTCCGCACCGAGGCCGGCGTCATCGAGGAGGCCAGGGTCGCGCTGACGAACATGGGCTCGACGCCGGTCCGCGCGACGGGCGTCGAAGCGGCCCTGGTCGGGGCGCGAGCCTCGGCGGACGCGATCCGCGAGGCGGCGTCGCACGCGGCGGAGGGCACGAACCCACCGGTCGACGGCAACGCCGACGTCGAATACCGCCGTCACCTGGCGACGGTCCTGACGGGTCGCGCGATCACGGCCGCGGCCGGCGCCTGA
- a CDS encoding SRPBCC domain-containing protein: MRLDHEFTVPAPIGEVWQAVVDPERVAPCMPGAALTKVEGDKFSGTVKVKLGPISLLYKGNGEFLEKDDAAHKVTIKASGKDSRGAGTAAATVTLTLTETDGGTHGTVATDLSITGKPAQFGRGLITEVGGKILDTFAGCLSGKLAPEKTAEPVAEKAAAPTAGKTAEPAAKSAPAAAAKPATAGEKAPGEAAQPGSAAQSGPAAQSGTAAQSGPAAQSGPAAQSGPAAQTGQAAQSGPATQSGLAAQSGPAAQSGSVAQSGLAAQSVPAAQSGSAAKAAPVAKPEPAVKPAPTTAEINTEPKPAAERPALHSVPAVPETEAIDLLDYAGASVLKRLAPVVLGIAAVVGLVAVIRARRK; encoded by the coding sequence GTGCGGCTCGACCACGAATTCACCGTCCCGGCTCCGATCGGCGAGGTCTGGCAGGCGGTCGTCGACCCCGAGCGCGTCGCCCCGTGCATGCCCGGTGCCGCGCTGACCAAGGTCGAAGGCGACAAGTTCAGTGGGACGGTGAAGGTCAAGCTGGGCCCGATCTCGTTGCTGTACAAGGGAAACGGCGAGTTCCTGGAGAAGGACGACGCCGCGCACAAGGTCACCATCAAGGCTTCGGGCAAGGACTCTCGCGGAGCGGGCACGGCCGCCGCGACAGTGACCCTGACCTTGACCGAGACCGACGGCGGAACGCACGGAACCGTCGCGACGGACCTGTCCATCACGGGCAAGCCCGCCCAGTTCGGCCGCGGCTTGATCACCGAGGTGGGCGGCAAGATCCTCGACACCTTCGCGGGCTGCTTGTCGGGCAAGCTGGCCCCGGAGAAGACGGCCGAGCCGGTAGCCGAGAAGGCCGCCGCGCCGACGGCCGGAAAGACGGCGGAGCCGGCGGCGAAGTCCGCCCCGGCCGCAGCCGCGAAGCCCGCGACGGCGGGGGAGAAGGCACCGGGAGAGGCTGCCCAGCCTGGGTCAGCTGCCCAGTCGGGACCGGCTGCTCAGTCGGGCACTGCAGCCCAGTCAGGACCGGCAGCCCAGTCGGGACCGGCAGCCCAGTCGGGACCGGCAGCCCAGACAGGACAGGCGGCCCAGTCCGGACCGGCCACCCAGTCGGGATTGGCGGCCCAGTCCGGACCGGCGGCCCAGTCGGGCTCTGTCGCTCAGTCTGGACTGGCTGCCCAGTCGGTACCGGCAGCGCAGTCCGGATCGGCGGCCAAGGCCGCGCCGGTTGCGAAGCCGGAGCCGGCGGTCAAGCCGGCGCCGACCACGGCGGAGATCAACACCGAACCCAAGCCGGCCGCCGAACGGCCCGCATTGCACAGCGTCCCGGCCGTCCCGGAGACCGAGGCGATCGACCTCCTCGATTACGCGGGAGCCTCCGTACTGAAGCGGCTGGCCCCGGTGGTGCTCGGCATCGCGGCGGTCGTCGGCTTGGTGGCGGTCATCCGCGCGCGGCGCAAGTGA
- a CDS encoding diguanylate cyclase, with protein MWTGAKRRWITYALCCELAAVATTGAALATGFGGPVRPVWFAVLVALGVAQAEMSRRIERLRRWMSGQTHINVTSVWYLAGVVLLPPAWVALLAVVLYAHLWVRVWRHVRTRPAHRFVASTAWAMLSCFAASSVLTWSGLHGTPVQTPRGLVALCLAAVVFELVNVGLVAAGIYLYTSQRSAADLVGTWEDNAFEVATLCLGGLAALALVEQPVLVLFVIAPLLLLHRYLLLKQQLQVAAVTDEKTGLLNTAGWHESAVREHARALRRGAVGEFAVLMIDLDHFKRINDTYGHLTGDDVLAAVAVAISGAVRQGDTVGRFGGEEFVVLLPGLGRADVLGIAERVRVAVGELNVVISTGGGTVRVSGLSVSIGVARFPDTGPTLDDVLRSADAALYRAKDAGRNRVAV; from the coding sequence ATGTGGACCGGGGCGAAGCGCCGCTGGATCACCTACGCCCTCTGCTGTGAGCTGGCCGCCGTCGCGACCACCGGGGCCGCGCTGGCCACCGGCTTCGGGGGACCGGTGCGGCCGGTCTGGTTCGCCGTGCTGGTCGCACTCGGCGTCGCGCAGGCCGAGATGTCCCGCCGGATTGAACGGCTGCGCCGGTGGATGAGCGGGCAAACGCACATCAACGTGACCTCCGTCTGGTACCTCGCCGGTGTCGTACTGCTCCCTCCTGCCTGGGTGGCGCTGCTGGCTGTCGTGCTCTACGCGCACTTGTGGGTGCGGGTCTGGCGCCACGTGCGCACACGGCCCGCGCATCGGTTCGTCGCGAGTACCGCGTGGGCGATGCTCTCCTGCTTCGCCGCGTCGTCCGTCCTCACGTGGTCGGGGTTGCACGGGACGCCGGTGCAGACGCCGCGCGGGCTGGTCGCGCTCTGCCTGGCCGCCGTGGTGTTCGAGCTGGTGAACGTCGGGCTGGTCGCCGCCGGGATCTACCTCTACACGAGCCAGCGGTCCGCCGCGGACCTCGTCGGCACCTGGGAGGACAACGCGTTCGAGGTGGCGACGCTCTGCCTCGGCGGGCTCGCCGCGCTGGCCCTGGTCGAGCAGCCGGTGCTGGTGCTGTTCGTCATCGCGCCGCTGCTGTTGCTGCACCGCTACCTGCTGCTCAAGCAGCAGCTGCAGGTCGCCGCCGTCACCGACGAGAAGACCGGGCTGCTCAACACCGCGGGCTGGCACGAGTCGGCCGTCCGCGAGCACGCCCGCGCGTTGCGGCGCGGGGCCGTCGGCGAGTTCGCGGTGCTGATGATCGACCTCGACCACTTCAAGCGGATCAACGACACCTACGGCCACCTCACCGGCGACGACGTGCTGGCCGCGGTCGCGGTGGCGATCTCCGGCGCGGTGCGTCAGGGCGACACGGTCGGCCGGTTCGGTGGTGAGGAGTTCGTCGTGCTGCTGCCCGGCCTCGGCCGCGCCGACGTGCTGGGCATCGCCGAGCGGGTGCGGGTGGCGGTGGGGGAGCTGAACGTCGTGATCTCGACGGGAGGCGGGACGGTCCGGGTGAGTGGCCTTTCGGTCTCGATCGGGGTCGCGCGGTTCCCGGATACGGGGCCGACGCTGGATGACGTGCTGCGCTCGGCGGACGCGGCGTTGTACCGGGCCAAGGACGCGGGGCGCAATCGCGTCGCCGTGTGA
- a CDS encoding NAD(P)-binding domain-containing protein, with protein MSSADHETDVVVVGAGQAGLSAAYHLRRAGFANGSGFVVLDHGKRAGGAWQYRWPSLVLRKVHGIHDLPGMAFGTPDVTRPASEVVSDYFARFERVYDLPVMRPVDVQSVTRDGDRLVVASPAESWAARAVISATGTWDRPFWPHYPGQETFAGEQVHTADYTGPEALRGKRVVVVGGGASAVQLLMEFAPLARATAWVTRRPPVWRDEPFSEDWGRNVVAKVDERVRAGLPPESVVSVTDLAVTPEVRAARAAGILERRPMFARIVPSGVEWADGLHFDADVILWATGFRAAIDHLAPLRIREAGGGIRVDGTRVVLEPRLQLVGYGPSASTVGANRAGRAAVAEIRKQLRADS; from the coding sequence ATGAGCAGCGCGGACCACGAAACGGACGTGGTGGTGGTCGGGGCCGGCCAAGCGGGACTGTCGGCCGCCTACCACCTGCGCCGAGCCGGGTTCGCGAACGGTTCCGGGTTCGTGGTGCTCGACCACGGCAAACGGGCCGGGGGCGCCTGGCAGTACCGGTGGCCGTCGCTGGTGCTCAGGAAGGTGCACGGCATCCACGACCTGCCCGGCATGGCCTTCGGCACTCCGGACGTCACGCGGCCGGCCTCCGAAGTCGTCTCTGACTATTTCGCGCGCTTCGAGCGCGTGTACGACCTGCCTGTCATGCGCCCGGTCGACGTCCAGTCCGTGACGCGCGACGGTGACCGGCTCGTGGTGGCGAGTCCGGCCGAGTCGTGGGCGGCGCGCGCGGTGATCAGCGCCACCGGCACCTGGGACCGGCCGTTCTGGCCGCACTACCCGGGCCAGGAGACTTTCGCGGGCGAGCAGGTACACACGGCGGACTACACCGGGCCGGAAGCGTTGCGGGGCAAACGGGTCGTGGTCGTCGGCGGTGGGGCGTCGGCGGTGCAGCTGCTGATGGAGTTCGCGCCGCTCGCGCGCGCGACGGCCTGGGTGACGCGGCGGCCGCCCGTGTGGCGGGATGAGCCGTTCAGCGAGGACTGGGGACGCAATGTCGTCGCGAAGGTCGACGAACGGGTGCGCGCCGGGTTGCCGCCGGAGAGCGTGGTCAGCGTGACGGACCTGGCCGTGACGCCGGAGGTGCGGGCCGCGCGGGCGGCGGGCATCCTCGAGCGCCGGCCGATGTTCGCCCGGATCGTGCCTTCGGGAGTCGAGTGGGCGGACGGCTTGCACTTCGACGCGGACGTCATCCTCTGGGCGACAGGCTTCCGCGCGGCGATCGACCACCTCGCGCCGCTGCGCATCCGCGAGGCGGGTGGCGGGATCCGGGTGGACGGGACGCGGGTCGTGCTCGAGCCGCGGTTGCAGCTGGTGGGGTACGGGCCTTCGGCCAGCACGGTCGGGGCGAACCGCGCCGGGCGGGCCGCCGTGGCGGAGATCCGGAAGCAGCTGCGCGCGGATTCTTGA
- a CDS encoding discoidin domain-containing protein, which yields MSPFRLRPFARLAPPIAVVVLLPSAIAAATTTQADVLLSQGKPVVTSTAESSSLTGDKAVDGNTQTRWASAVSADLQWLRVDLGQPSSIHQVKLTWEAAYAKKYRIEVSDDGTQFTTVTNVDNGDGKTDDLTGLQAHGRFLRFVGVTRATKYGYSLWELQAYGTPDSAGDTQAPSTPAGLAPTTTTATSVGLTWTAATDNVGVAGYDVLRDGQVVATSATPSYTDTGLAPDTGYTYTVRARDAAGNVSPASAPVAVKTKAGSANGFVLAAAGDIAERCTASDSGCAHVKTAKLVEQMGPAAVITMGDNQYDDAHLADFKAYYDKTWGRFKNITHPIPGNHESYDEPRFKGYEDYFGAIAKPQGQRYYSWEMGNWHFIALDSNDFVTHDDFAEPPQITWLKQDLAKNEKGCVAAYYHHPRWSSGDHGDNKDSVELWNTMTANKVDLVLNGHDHDYERFVPQNADGKADANGPVEIVGGSGGANLYDLSPAHATTAKLLKTFGVLKLSMTDTSFQTQLIGVDGKVLDSSPTYTCH from the coding sequence GTGTCCCCCTTCCGTCTTCGTCCATTCGCACGGCTGGCGCCGCCGATCGCCGTCGTCGTCCTGCTGCCTTCCGCGATCGCCGCCGCCACTACCACCCAAGCCGATGTCCTTCTCTCCCAAGGGAAGCCCGTCGTCACGTCCACGGCGGAAAGCTCGTCGCTCACCGGCGACAAGGCCGTCGACGGGAACACGCAGACCCGGTGGGCCAGTGCTGTCAGTGCCGATCTGCAGTGGCTGCGGGTCGATCTCGGGCAACCTTCCAGCATCCACCAGGTCAAGCTCACCTGGGAAGCCGCCTACGCCAAGAAGTACCGGATCGAGGTCTCCGACGACGGTACGCAGTTCACCACCGTCACGAACGTCGACAACGGCGACGGCAAGACCGACGACCTCACCGGACTCCAGGCCCACGGCCGTTTCCTGCGCTTCGTCGGCGTCACGCGCGCCACGAAGTACGGCTACTCGCTCTGGGAACTCCAGGCCTACGGCACGCCCGACTCCGCCGGCGACACCCAGGCGCCGAGCACCCCGGCCGGGCTCGCGCCCACGACCACGACGGCCACCAGCGTGGGCCTGACCTGGACCGCCGCGACCGACAACGTCGGGGTCGCCGGGTACGACGTCCTGCGTGACGGCCAGGTCGTGGCCACCAGCGCGACGCCGTCCTACACCGACACCGGGCTCGCGCCCGACACCGGCTATACCTACACCGTCCGCGCCCGGGACGCCGCGGGCAACGTCTCGCCGGCGAGCGCACCCGTCGCCGTCAAGACCAAAGCGGGCAGTGCCAACGGGTTCGTTCTCGCCGCCGCCGGGGACATCGCCGAACGCTGCACCGCGAGCGACTCCGGTTGCGCGCACGTCAAGACCGCGAAACTCGTCGAGCAGATGGGCCCGGCCGCGGTGATCACCATGGGGGACAACCAGTACGACGACGCCCACCTCGCCGACTTCAAGGCCTACTACGACAAGACCTGGGGCAGGTTCAAGAACATCACCCACCCGATCCCGGGCAACCACGAGTCGTACGACGAGCCGAGGTTCAAGGGTTACGAGGACTACTTCGGCGCCATCGCGAAGCCCCAGGGCCAGCGCTACTACAGCTGGGAGATGGGCAACTGGCACTTCATCGCCCTGGACTCCAACGACTTCGTCACCCACGACGACTTCGCCGAGCCGCCGCAGATCACCTGGCTGAAGCAGGACCTCGCCAAGAACGAGAAGGGTTGCGTCGCCGCGTACTACCACCACCCGCGGTGGAGCTCCGGCGACCACGGTGACAACAAGGACAGCGTCGAGCTGTGGAACACCATGACGGCGAACAAGGTCGACCTCGTTCTCAACGGTCACGACCACGACTACGAACGGTTCGTGCCGCAGAACGCCGACGGCAAGGCCGACGCGAACGGTCCGGTCGAGATCGTCGGCGGTTCGGGCGGCGCGAACCTCTACGACCTGAGCCCGGCCCACGCGACGACCGCGAAGCTGCTGAAGACCTTCGGCGTCTTGAAGCTGTCCATGACGGACACGTCGTTCCAGACGCAGCTGATCGGCGTCGACGGCAAGGTCCTCGACAGCAGCCCGACCTACACCTGCCACTAG